The segment GGCGGCCGCGTGGCCGAGCAGCCGCGGCTCGTCGCGCACCTGCTGCTGATGCTGGAGCGCGCCGTCGCCCTTTTGGCCGACTACGGCGCGATCGACGCCTGGCAGGTGGAGAACGAGCCGTTCCTGCCGGCGGCCGGCCGCACCGTGGGCTGGCGCTTCGACGAGGCGACGCTGCGCAAGGAGATCGCCGCCGTCGAAGGCTCCGACCCGCGCCGGCGGCCGATTGTGATCAACCACTCCTCGCACACGATCTTCGAGCGCGGCTGGCTGCGCGCCCTGCGCCTCGGCGACGTGGTGGCGCAGGACGTGTACACGCGCATTCCCAGCGGCGGGCCGCTGCGCTACTGGAACCGCTACACCCTTGGCCCCTTCGGCCCGAATCTCTTCGTGCAGTCGGTGCTGGCGCACCGCTTCGGCCGGCAGTTCTGGATCAACGAGCTGCAGGCCGAGCCCTGGGAACGCACACCGCTTGTCGACCTGGCGCCGGAGCAGATCGGCAGCGTCTCGCCCCAGATCATCGAGCGCAACCTTGCCCTGGCTCGCCGGGCGCGGCCCGATCGGATCTACCTCTGGGGCGCAGAGTGGTGGCGCTACATGGCGCTGCGCCGCGACGACCGCTACTGGCAGCTCGCGCGTGGCCTGTTCCAGGGCAATGCCTGAGCCCGACTACGCCGCCCGCGCCGGCGGCCTACGCCCTGCGCCCTGAATCTACATGCGTTCGGGCGCACTCATGCCCATCAGGCCGAGCACGTTGGCCAGCACGGTCTGCGCGGCCTTCACCAGCTTCAGCCGCGCCCGGCTCAGCGCCACGTCTTCGCTGACCACGCGGCACTCGGTGTAGAAGACGTGGAAGTCCTGCGCGAGCTGCTTGGCATAGTAGGGCAGGCCGTGCGCCTCCAGCCGTTCGGCGGCGGCCTCGATCAGCTCCGGATAGATCAGCATCGTGCGAATCAGCGCCAGCTCGGCGGGATGGCGCAGCAAGGCCACGTCGCCCGGCGCGTAGTCCACGCCCTCTTCCGCGGCCTTGCGCAGAATGCCGGCGATGCGCGCGTGGGCGTACTGCACGTAGTAGACCGGATTTTCGTTGCTCTGTTCCTTGGCCAGCTCCAGGTCAAAGTCCATGGCCGAGTCGGGCGAGCGCATCAGGAAGAAGAAGCGGCAGGCGTCCGCGCCCACCTCCTCCACGACCTCGCGCATGCTGATGATGTCGCCGGAGCGCTTGCTCAGCCGCACGACCTGCTGCCCGCGCTTCACCGTCACGAGCTGGTAGAGCAAGATCGTCAGCCGCTCCGGGTCGATGCCGAGCGCATCCACGGCCGTCTTCATGCGGGCGACGTGGCCCTGGTGGTCGGCGCCCCAGACGTCGATCACCCGGTCGAAGGCGCGCAGCACGAACTTGTCGTAGTGGTAGGCGATGTCCGAGGCGAAGTATGTTGGCGAGCCGCCGCTGCGCACGAGCACGTTGTCGCGGTCCTGCCCGAGCTGCGGCGCG is part of the Dehalococcoidia bacterium genome and harbors:
- a CDS encoding arginine--tRNA ligase, which gives rise to AAPLAPAPPELKELGIERMIVSIRADVGALGVRYDRFFSERSLFTDRTYEHTMDLLRERGHVTEKEGAVWFTAPQLGQDRDNVLVRSGGSPTYFASDIAYHYDKFVLRAFDRVIDVWGADHQGHVARMKTAVDALGIDPERLTILLYQLVTVKRGQQVVRLSKRSGDIISMREVVEEVGADACRFFFLMRSPDSAMDFDLELAKEQSNENPVYYVQYAHARIAGILRKAAEEGVDYAPGDVALLRHPAELALIRTMLIYPELIEAAAERLEAHGLPYYAKQLAQDFHVFYTECRVVSEDVALSRARLKLVKAAQTVLANVLGLMGMSAPERM